One Betaproteobacteria bacterium genomic window, TCCTCTCATGAGGAGGGGTGGCGCGGAGCGCCGGGGTGGTGTGGTTCTGATCGCACGAGACCACCCCGTCCGCGACACCGTCGCGTCCCGCCCCTCCTTGGCAGGAGGGGAAACCAGGTCTTTCCCCTCCTCTCATGAGGAGGGGTGGCGCGAAGCGCCGGGGTGGTGTGGTTGGGAGCGTTGGCGCGCAGCTTCGAACAAATCTCGCCAGCTTCGATCCGCGCGCAGTCGCAGACCCGACCGCGCCTACTGCCGCACCGGCTCGGCGACGAAGACCGGAATCTGTCGCGTGGTCTTCTTCTGATAGTCCTCGTAGGGCGGATACGCGGCCACCGCGAGCTTCCACAGCCGTTCGCGCTCGGCCGCATCCTTGACTTCCCGAGCCTTCATCGCGGACACCTCGGTCCGGTCGCGCAGCTCGAGGTGCGGATTGGCGCGCAGGTTGTACACCCACTCGGGGTTCTTCGGCGCCCCGCCTTGCGAGCCGACGAGGACGTAGCTGTTGCCGTCCTTCACGCGCATGAGCGGCGTCTTGCGGATGGCGCCGGTCTTGTTGCCCGTGTGGGTCACAAGGACCACCGGCAACCCGGTGTCGCGCAGGGTGGTGCCTTGGGTGCCGCCGCTTTTCTCGTAGAGCTCGACTTGGTCACGTACCCAATCCCGGGGGCTGGGAATATATTCGGCCATAGGATTCTCCTTGCTACCAACGAATCGGTGCGGATCGCGCCAGGACCTTGCCATGGGCAACCGACATTGTAGGCCCGAGACCGTATCTCCGCTCGGCGTCGGGGTCGCGCTGCTGCGGCTGGGTGCATTCGCCTTCGGCGGCACGCCCTCGCTAAGCCGATGTGCCTGCTCCATCCGGCGCTGGTGATCGACAGCGCCATGGTCATCTTTGCCGCATGGCGCGGCCTGTCGCCGGTAGCCGCGGCCAATTGCCTTCGGCACGATCGGCGGCGCAATCTGGTGCAGTTAGTCGATTCCCAATCCCGGACAGGACGGTGCAGATGAATGCGATCGATTTGCTGGGCCTGGCCGCGGGCGCCCTGGTGCTCGCAACTTTCTACCTCAAGACCATGATCCCGCTGCGAGTGGTGGCGATTGCGAGCAACGTGGCGTTCGCGTCCTACGGAATATTGGCGGACGCGATGCCGATCGTGGCCTTGCACGTCCTGCTGCTGCCGCTGAACATGTTGCGCCTCTACCAGATGCGCGTGCTGATCGCCCGCGTCAAGCGCGCCGCGCGCGGCGACCTTTCGCTGGACATGGTGGTGCCTTACATGAACCTGCGAACATTCCCGGCGGGCACGCGCTTGTTCAGCCGCGGCGACCCGGCCGAGGAAGTATTCCTGGTCATGAGGGGCCGCGTGCGCATCGAAAGCAAGGGCGTGCTGGTGAAGCCTGGGCAGCTCGTGGGCGAGATGGGGCTTTTCTCCCAGGGACAACGACGCACCGACAGCGCGGTGTGCGATACCGAGGTCGAACTGGCCTCGGTGAGCGAGGATCGCATTTGGGAGTTGTTCTACCAGAACCCCGAATTCGGCGCCTATCTGCTGCGCATCGTCATGCAGCGCGTCGCCGGCAGTGCGGAGATGGCGACCGCATAGCGTTCGGATTCGATTGCCCCAGCGTGGCGTGTCGAGCGTGGCGTTGGCTCCCCAACCTTTTTGCCGGACAATCGCCGTATCCACCGTGTTTCCACGCAGGAAGGCCCACATCATGAGCTCTGAATCGTTCGATTTCGCGCCGCTGCTGCCGACGGGGCTGCCGCCGGCGGCGGCCCGTTGGACCGGTCGGGTGAAGTACGACTTCACCGGCGGCAACAACGATCCCGACCGGCTGCCACTCGATGGTCTCATCGCCGCAGCGAGCTCGGTGCTCAAGCGCGAGGGCCGCACGCTCGCGACCTACGGATTGAACAGCGGCCCGCAAGGATACCAACCGCTACGCGAGTTCCTGGCCGGGAAACTGAAAGCCGACGCGGGCATCGCCTGCACGCCCGACGACATCCTGATGACGTCCGGGTCGTTGCAGGGGCTCGATCTGGTCAACCGCACGCTGCTCGAGCGTGGCGATACGGTGATCATCGAGCAGGACTGCTACCAGGGCTCGATCAACCGGCTGCTGCGCCTGGGCGTCACGCCGATCGGCATTCCGCTCGATGGCGACGGCATTCGGATCGATCTATTGTCGAATGCGCTCGACGAGCTGAAGCGCAAGGGCGTTCGCCCCAAGTACATCTACACCATCCCGACCGTGCAGAACCCGACCGGCACCATCCTGCCGGTGCAACGGCGCCGAGAGTTGCTGCGTTTGTCGGCCGACTACGGCGTGCCGATTTTCGAGGACGATTGCTACGCCGATCTCATCTGGTCGGGCGAGCGGCCACCCGCGATTTATGCGATGAGCGAGCGCGGCGGCGTCATCTACATCGGCACGTTCTCGAAGTCGATCGCACCGGCGTTGCGCGTCGGCTACATCGTCGCGCCCTGGGAGGTGATGTCGCGCATGCTCGCGATCAAGTCCGACGGCGGCACCGGCGCGCTGGAGCAGATGGTGCTGGCCGAATACTGCACCGCCAATTTCTCCAAACATGTCCCGGTGCTGCGCCAGACCCTGCGCGGCAAGCTGGAAACGCTGATGGAATCGCTGCAGCAATCCTTCGGGCCCGCCGCGCAGTTCGACGACCCCAAGGGCGGCATCTTCCTCTGGATCACGCTTCCCGACAACGTCGATACGCAGAAGCTCTACCAGCCGGCACTCGCCGCGGGCGTTGCGATCAATCCGGGCGCGGAGTGGTCGGTAAACAAGGCGCACGGCCGCAACCGCATGCGACTGTGCTTCGCCAGCCCGAGCCACGAGGAGATCAGCCACGGCGTCGCGGCGCTCGCCGAGGTCTGCCGCCGCGAGTTCGGCGTGCCGGCCGGTTAGAGGCGGCACAGACCCCGACTGCGCGGCGATTCCACGCGCAACTCCCAGACTGCGCGGCGATTCCACGCGCCGCGCAACTCCCAGACTGCGCGGCGATTCCACGCGCCGCGCAACTCCCAACCTGGTGTCACTCAAAGAAGGAAGTAACGCATGCCCTGTTCACACTCGCGCCGGATATCGGCTTCGGTCCGCCTTACTTGCGGCGTCATCCTGCTTGCCGCAGCTTCGGCATTTGCGCAGAACTATCCCGCCAAACCCATCCGGCTCATCCTCGGCTTTCCGCCCGGGGGCTCGAACGATGTGGTTGCGCGCATCGTCGCACCTCGGCTCGGCGAGCTGCTCGGAGCCCAGGTCGTAGTCGAGAACCGGCCCGGGGCGAATGCCACGATTGCGACCGAGTATGTCGCCAAGGCGACGCCGGACGGCTACACCATCATGCTCGGCAGCTCGAGCCCGCTCGCGATCAGCCCATTCACCTACTCGAAGCTCGGCTACGACACGCTGCGCGACTTCGTCGGCATCGCGCAGATCGCGCTCACGCCGGAGCTCGGCGCGGTGCATCCGTCCGTTCCGGCGCGCTCGCTGAAGGAGCTGGTCGCGCTCGCGCGCAGTCAGCCGGGCAAGCTCAACTTCGCCTCCTCGGGCAACGGCGGCATGCCGCATCTCGCGCTCGAGCTCTTCAAGAGCCTGGCCAAGATCGACGTGCTGCACGTGCCGTACAAGGGCGCCGGCCCGGCGGCGATCGATCTAATCGGCGGCCACGTCGAGGGCATGATCATCGACTTCCCGGCGCTCTATCCGCACGTCAAGGCGGGCAAGCTGCGGGCGCTCTTCCTCGCCGCCGATAAGCGTATCGGCCTGCTGCCCGACATCCCCACCTCGAGCGAGGCCGGCTATCCCGAGCTCATCGCGGTGAACTGGTTCGCCATCATGGCGCCGATCAAGACGCCGCGGCCCGTCGTCGACCGGCTCCATGCCGGGTTCGCCAAGACGATGGCCACGCCGG contains:
- a CDS encoding cyclic nucleotide-binding domain-containing protein gives rise to the protein MARPVAGSRGQLPSARSAAQSGAVSRFPIPDRTVQMNAIDLLGLAAGALVLATFYLKTMIPLRVVAIASNVAFASYGILADAMPIVALHVLLLPLNMLRLYQMRVLIARVKRAARGDLSLDMVVPYMNLRTFPAGTRLFSRGDPAEEVFLVMRGRVRIESKGVLVKPGQLVGEMGLFSQGQRRTDSAVCDTEVELASVSEDRIWELFYQNPEFGAYLLRIVMQRVAGSAEMATA
- a CDS encoding tripartite tricarboxylate transporter substrate binding protein translates to MPCSHSRRISASVRLTCGVILLAAASAFAQNYPAKPIRLILGFPPGGSNDVVARIVAPRLGELLGAQVVVENRPGANATIATEYVAKATPDGYTIMLGSSSPLAISPFTYSKLGYDTLRDFVGIAQIALTPELGAVHPSVPARSLKELVALARSQPGKLNFASSGNGGMPHLALELFKSLAKIDVLHVPYKGAGPAAIDLIGGHVEGMIIDFPALYPHVKAGKLRALFLAADKRIGLLPDIPTSSEAGYPELIAVNWFAIMAPIKTPRPVVDRLHAGFAKTMATPEVKERLQAQGVQTAMSPSPEAFAKFLRAELTKWSKVAKESGARAD
- a CDS encoding nitroreductase family deazaflavin-dependent oxidoreductase; translated protein: MAEYIPSPRDWVRDQVELYEKSGGTQGTTLRDTGLPVVLVTHTGNKTGAIRKTPLMRVKDGNSYVLVGSQGGAPKNPEWVYNLRANPHLELRDRTEVSAMKAREVKDAAERERLWKLAVAAYPPYEDYQKKTTRQIPVFVAEPVRQ
- a CDS encoding aminotransferase class I/II-fold pyridoxal phosphate-dependent enzyme, which produces MSSESFDFAPLLPTGLPPAAARWTGRVKYDFTGGNNDPDRLPLDGLIAAASSVLKREGRTLATYGLNSGPQGYQPLREFLAGKLKADAGIACTPDDILMTSGSLQGLDLVNRTLLERGDTVIIEQDCYQGSINRLLRLGVTPIGIPLDGDGIRIDLLSNALDELKRKGVRPKYIYTIPTVQNPTGTILPVQRRRELLRLSADYGVPIFEDDCYADLIWSGERPPAIYAMSERGGVIYIGTFSKSIAPALRVGYIVAPWEVMSRMLAIKSDGGTGALEQMVLAEYCTANFSKHVPVLRQTLRGKLETLMESLQQSFGPAAQFDDPKGGIFLWITLPDNVDTQKLYQPALAAGVAINPGAEWSVNKAHGRNRMRLCFASPSHEEISHGVAALAEVCRREFGVPAG